From the Mycoplasmatota bacterium genome, one window contains:
- a CDS encoding ABC transporter permease produces the protein MLNLIYCELLKLKRSKMLPLSMIGALATPIMMLLEALQTHFEYPERIFTLSDIYDSSLLYVMLLMNMMVYVAITAYLFSREYTEKTLKTILPAPVSRTKFIVGKFYTLFLWIIMLTVVTWTGILVLSALYHSIFGLEGFDITIALQWLLKLLLGGVLMFLTISPFAFLAERTKGLAAPMIIAAVMVMGSAALCNQKIGALYPWTATYFLIKGKMASTGYSIPLTISIIILVSAIGYFATFAYFKKEDLK, from the coding sequence TTGCTTAATTTAATTTACTGTGAGTTGTTAAAACTAAAACGTTCAAAAATGCTCCCACTCAGCATGATAGGAGCATTGGCTACACCGATTATGATGCTCTTAGAAGCCTTGCAAACACATTTTGAATATCCGGAACGCATTTTTACCTTGAGTGATATATACGACAGCAGCCTGCTTTATGTGATGTTATTGATGAATATGATGGTCTATGTGGCTATTACTGCCTATTTATTTAGTCGGGAATATACGGAAAAGACTCTGAAAACCATACTGCCAGCGCCTGTTTCAAGAACGAAATTTATTGTTGGGAAGTTTTACACGTTGTTCCTTTGGATTATAATGTTGACTGTTGTCACATGGACAGGGATTCTCGTATTGTCTGCACTTTATCATTCCATTTTCGGTTTAGAGGGCTTTGACATTACAATTGCATTGCAATGGCTTTTGAAATTGCTCTTGGGAGGAGTGTTGATGTTTCTAACAATTTCTCCATTTGCTTTTTTAGCTGAAAGAACAAAAGGATTGGCCGCACCTATGATTATTGCGGCAGTTATGGTTATGGGAAGTGCTGCCCTTTGTAATCAAAAAATTGGTGCTTTATATCCGTGGACAGCAACATATTTTCTTATTAAAGGTAAGATGGCAAGTACGGGATACTCAATTCCATTAACAATTAGTATTATCATTTTGGTATCTGCTATTGGATATTTTGCGACATTTGCATATTTCAAAAAGGAAGACTTGAAATAA
- a CDS encoding Tn3 family transposase, which yields MKFYKADNSLTYNYIEVLFKDAINWNLIETHYEDLFQVILSIKLGKILPSTLLRKLNNYNRKNKLFQVFRELGNVIRTIYLLEFISNLQLREKITEDTKKTEAYIGFSKWFFFGGEGIMCENDPEEQSKIIKYNDLLANTVILHNVIDISDAIRKLINDGIPVQEKILNL from the coding sequence TTGAAATTTTATAAAGCTGATAATAGCCTGACATATAATTATATAGAAGTCTTGTTCAAGGATGCAATCAATTGGAATCTTATAGAAACACATTATGAAGACTTATTTCAAGTTATTTTATCCATAAAGCTAGGTAAAATTCTTCCTTCAACACTTCTTAGAAAGCTAAATAACTACAATAGAAAAAACAAGTTATTTCAGGTATTTAGAGAACTCGGCAATGTTATAAGAACTATATATCTATTAGAATTTATATCAAACCTTCAATTAAGAGAAAAGATAACTGAAGATACTAAGAAGACAGAAGCCTATATTGGATTTTCAAAATGGTTCTTCTTTGGAGGTGAAGGCATCATGTGTGAAAATGATCCGGAAGAACAAAGTAAAATTATAAAATACAATGATTTACTGGCAAATACAGTAATACTACATAACGTAATTGACATAAGTGATGCTATAAGAAAGTTAATAAATGATGGTATACCAGTACAAGAAAAGATATTGAATCTTTGA
- a CDS encoding Tn3 family transposase — translation MHFHLRLLKTDKSNIQPDKIHADTQGQSTPVFALTYLLGIEFMPRIRKW, via the coding sequence TTGCACTTTCATCTAAGGCTATTGAAGACAGATAAATCAAATATCCAACCTGATAAAATTCACGCAGACACCCAAGGACAGTCTACACCAGTATTTGCACTAACATACCTGTTAGGGATAGAATTTATGCCTCGAATTAGAAAGTGGTAA
- a CDS encoding sigma-70 family RNA polymerase sigma factor, with protein MVDQNVTNLFNDIYDSTNRKVLIYITTKCNNTADISDIFQETYMELYSVLIKRGVNYIKNYEAFVLKIAKQKIYRYYSILDRLKMMVSLSEKDKAFNITDLKADSFMIEDTICEKDLVEQVNEFLSKKSEDVKKIFYLFYYFNLSIREIAKLLRLNESNVKNKLYRTLKELRERWSIN; from the coding sequence ATGGTCGACCAAAATGTTACAAACCTTTTCAATGATATATACGACTCCACAAATAGGAAGGTATTAATTTACATCACAACAAAATGTAATAATACTGCTGATATTAGCGATATTTTTCAGGAAACTTATATGGAACTTTATTCTGTGTTGATAAAACGAGGCGTGAACTATATTAAAAACTATGAAGCATTTGTTTTGAAGATAGCGAAGCAAAAGATTTATCGTTATTATTCAATTCTTGATCGGTTGAAAATGATGGTTTCACTTAGTGAGAAAGATAAAGCGTTTAATATCACAGATTTGAAAGCTGATTCGTTTATGATAGAGGATACTATATGTGAAAAAGATTTAGTGGAACAAGTGAATGAGTTTCTTTCAAAAAAGAGTGAGGATGTAAAGAAGATATTTTATCTGTTTTACTATTTCAATTTATCCATACGAGAGATTGCAAAGTTACTTCGTTTAAATGAGTCAAATGTCAAGAATAAACTATATCGGACACTTAAAGAGTTACGTGAAAGGTGGTCTATCAATTGA
- a CDS encoding protein-export chaperone SecB, with amino-acid sequence MDKIEETKIQFLGYFVREMNFLRNDNFKSEKINLNMKFSKNTTYLENNKVKLNVNAKLFEDAVTKNYPFSLSLVVTGVFQYNHINIDEDKKREMLEQKLLDILYPYIRSIVSTITMTSNLPPLYLPTLNINQFISVNK; translated from the coding sequence ATGGATAAAATTGAAGAAACTAAAATTCAATTTTTAGGCTATTTTGTAAGAGAAATGAATTTTTTAAGAAATGATAACTTTAAGAGTGAAAAAATTAACTTGAATATGAAATTTTCTAAAAACACAACTTATTTAGAAAATAATAAAGTTAAACTAAATGTAAATGCGAAGTTATTTGAAGATGCAGTAACAAAGAACTATCCTTTTAGTTTATCCTTAGTTGTTACGGGTGTGTTTCAATACAATCATATCAATATAGATGAAGATAAGAAGAGAGAGATGTTAGAACAAAAATTATTAGATATTCTTTATCCTTATATAAGATCAATTGTATCAACAATCACCATGACTTCTAATTTACCACCATTATATCTGCCAACTTTAAATATTAATCAATTTATTAGTGTTAATAAATAA
- a CDS encoding PQQ-binding-like beta-propeller repeat protein has product MKKFIALLFNILVLVIIFNLFLCSKVNAQIISDNHILGQVNNMKLEYINDNSEYLFVSTNSGIYLINPETFKVEKYIKIEGDISEFFLINNIEDSKSPNKDLVIFIDDDNLPSVIVYSMDSLEKIWSFTAITTGYNNESIKIEKKMPIFDYDLNEDSILLVSGYNLYSLNIKTGKQNWVYKHEDNIWAVSYMSDINSDNKDDIAISVQPSNVIGLNGKDGEKLWEKKIAKSYKVKRNDKVIGTTKLNIWDLMYVNSNLIATGEDGYLYQVNPNNGQILKEKSILENIPNILAFQIYLEGNKAKDYSELVTNGKSAYQIINSKKVNDSDILVTIFENNQYANYSGLTPEMYLVDGKTLDIIWQEEYSGKQLLDINYYNNGSISFFDGKKINIFSINNHNNVKEINLGSNSNKESNPIYSILKNDTLIVSDHDISKLDISDNTNPSVVNKITSFNGYDTIVNNDYIYKLYYQYDINNRVIKNYSAVECTDKVGNVIWKYNLDNIDDYFNFYLINDGFIFITNKYELYKINYTDKLTIETYQLPSDIENQPKDYDYNKIHALTTCSDFNNDNTLDLLIVLENGNFFILNSKDFNDVIIKDNLNSIINLENQWFSYAFPIFNENEKKLYVMSENKIEILSFDDQLTTSIEKEVSLENFNFWNDGQSIKNNIDFDNDGYKDFVLRINNNDFNEALILYSDGTIGKINIGWDFTLYPTYIDLNDDNKFEIIVTSSQEDGEGNWQSVCKIVDPYTSINEEDNVLFHKVFYEGNEITSNSKYKPLEIVDDITGDGIKDVVVLVDRWGDNYFQVYNVNDDTKVVKVIPISVRFTEREEMKDSKIGAPGAFIDTFTYDDNQFMFLTFNQNENMVTSMFNINDFYDTQNLLNINGRILNYYIEDSFVLYNLFNKKNEENFISNTLDLNSKIKINIDENTVYKQSNININWDKDISAVFYRIYVDNRLVEITSKNEVNVFLKDGLNNVGIGSVLENGTELITNFHVKVDLDNSNNYMFYLYSVSSLFVVFVLPVKFFRYRKRGH; this is encoded by the coding sequence ATGAAAAAATTTATAGCACTATTATTTAACATTTTAGTTTTAGTTATTATTTTCAACTTGTTTTTGTGTAGTAAAGTTAATGCTCAGATTATTAGCGATAATCATATACTTGGACAAGTAAATAATATGAAATTAGAATATATAAATGATAATTCAGAGTATTTATTTGTATCAACTAATTCTGGTATCTACTTAATAAATCCTGAAACTTTTAAAGTAGAGAAGTATATTAAAATTGAAGGAGATATTTCAGAATTCTTTTTAATTAATAATATTGAAGATTCTAAAAGTCCAAATAAAGATCTAGTAATTTTTATTGATGACGATAATTTACCAAGTGTTATCGTTTATAGTATGGATTCATTAGAAAAAATTTGGTCATTCACTGCGATTACGACAGGATATAATAATGAAAGTATTAAAATTGAAAAGAAAATGCCTATTTTTGATTATGATCTAAATGAAGATAGCATATTACTAGTTTCAGGATATAATTTGTATAGTCTTAACATAAAAACAGGAAAACAAAACTGGGTTTATAAACATGAAGACAATATTTGGGCTGTATCTTATATGAGTGATATTAATAGTGATAATAAAGATGATATCGCAATCAGTGTACAACCGTCTAATGTAATTGGTCTTAATGGAAAAGATGGAGAAAAACTATGGGAAAAAAAGATTGCGAAATCATATAAAGTAAAAAGAAATGATAAAGTTATTGGAACTACTAAACTAAATATATGGGATTTAATGTATGTTAATTCAAATTTGATTGCTACTGGGGAAGATGGCTATCTCTATCAAGTAAATCCTAATAATGGTCAGATATTAAAAGAGAAGAGTATTTTAGAAAATATACCAAATATTTTAGCGTTTCAAATATATTTAGAAGGAAATAAAGCCAAAGATTATAGTGAATTAGTAACTAATGGTAAAAGTGCATATCAAATTATCAATTCAAAAAAAGTGAATGATAGTGATATATTAGTTACAATATTTGAAAACAATCAATATGCTAATTATAGTGGGCTAACTCCAGAAATGTATTTAGTTGATGGAAAAACATTAGACATCATTTGGCAAGAAGAATATAGCGGGAAGCAATTACTGGATATTAATTATTATAATAATGGATCTATAAGTTTTTTTGATGGAAAAAAAATCAATATTTTTAGTATTAATAATCATAATAATGTTAAAGAAATTAATTTAGGAAGTAACTCAAATAAAGAAAGTAATCCTATATATTCAATATTAAAAAATGATACATTGATTGTAAGTGATCATGATATAAGTAAACTTGATATTAGTGATAATACTAATCCAAGTGTTGTAAATAAAATTACTAGTTTTAATGGATATGATACGATAGTTAATAATGATTATATTTATAAACTCTATTATCAATATGATATTAATAATAGAGTAATAAAAAATTACAGTGCAGTTGAATGTACAGATAAAGTAGGGAATGTAATTTGGAAATATAATTTAGATAACATAGATGATTATTTTAATTTTTATTTAATTAATGATGGATTTATTTTCATTACTAATAAATATGAATTATATAAGATTAATTATACAGATAAATTAACAATTGAAACTTATCAGTTACCAAGTGATATAGAAAATCAACCAAAAGACTATGATTATAATAAAATACATGCTTTAACAACTTGCTCGGATTTTAATAATGATAATACATTGGATCTATTAATCGTTTTAGAAAATGGTAATTTCTTTATTTTAAATAGTAAAGATTTTAATGATGTAATAATAAAGGATAATTTAAATTCCATTATTAACTTAGAAAATCAATGGTTTTCCTATGCATTTCCTATCTTTAATGAAAATGAAAAAAAATTATATGTTATGAGTGAAAATAAAATTGAAATCCTCTCATTTGATGATCAATTGACTACTTCAATAGAAAAAGAAGTTTCTTTAGAAAATTTTAATTTCTGGAATGATGGTCAAAGTATAAAAAACAATATTGATTTTGATAATGATGGGTATAAAGATTTTGTTTTAAGAATAAATAATAATGATTTTAATGAAGCATTAATATTATATAGCGATGGGACAATTGGAAAAATTAATATAGGATGGGATTTTACATTGTACCCTACTTATATAGACTTAAATGATGATAATAAATTTGAAATAATAGTTACTAGTAGTCAAGAAGATGGTGAAGGGAATTGGCAAAGTGTTTGTAAAATTGTCGACCCATATACAAGTATTAATGAAGAAGATAATGTATTATTTCATAAAGTCTTTTATGAAGGAAATGAAATTACAAGTAATTCAAAATATAAACCATTAGAAATAGTAGATGATATAACAGGTGATGGAATAAAAGATGTTGTTGTTTTAGTAGATAGATGGGGTGATAATTACTTTCAAGTTTATAATGTTAATGATGATACAAAAGTTGTTAAAGTAATTCCTATAAGTGTTCGATTTACTGAAAGGGAGGAGATGAAAGATTCTAAAATTGGAGCACCTGGTGCTTTTATAGATACTTTTACATATGACGATAATCAATTTATGTTTTTAACTTTTAATCAAAATGAAAATATGGTTACAAGTATGTTTAACATAAATGATTTTTACGATACTCAAAATCTATTAAATATAAATGGTAGAATTTTAAATTATTATATTGAAGATAGTTTTGTTTTATATAATTTATTTAATAAGAAAAATGAAGAAAATTTTATATCAAATACTTTGGATCTAAATTCTAAAATTAAAATAAATATTGATGAAAATACGGTATATAAACAATCTAATATAAACATAAATTGGGATAAAGATATTAGTGCTGTTTTTTACAGAATATATGTTGATAATAGATTAGTTGAAATTACATCCAAAAATGAAGTGAATGTTTTTTTGAAAGATGGCTTAAATAATGTAGGAATTGGGTCGGTTTTAGAAAATGGAACTGAGTTAATCACGAATTTCCATGTTAAAGTTGATTTAGATAATTCAAATAATTATATGTTTTATTTGTATTCAGTATCATCCTTATTTGTTGTATTTGTGCTTCCAGTTAAATTCTTTAGATATAGAAAGAGGGGGCATTAA